Genomic DNA from Schistocerca gregaria isolate iqSchGreg1 chromosome 4, iqSchGreg1.2, whole genome shotgun sequence:
AATGTTGTCGTCTTCTTAAATTTGAAGGTGGTGTGGCCTGAAATACCGAGCAGTCAAGTCAATATCATGTTCTCTATGTGGACTGGACTAATGGTTGGGCGTCTGCTCACCACAGCCTACAGCAGCGACATGGTTGTGCAAGAGACCGCCCGCACACAGCGGCTGGTCCAGAAACTTCTGCTCTTACCGCTGCCTGCTAGAAGCGGCTGTCCAGACGAGCTGCAGCTCTTCGGAGAGCAGATGGCGCGCAGTCGTCTGCGCTACAGTGCAGCGGGGTTCTTCACGCTCGACCTGTCTTTGCTGAGGAGCTTCACAGCCACCGTCACCACCTACGTCGTCA
This window encodes:
- the LOC126267718 gene encoding putative gustatory receptor 2a translates to MGKAVNAAYGIQNLVEVVSCFVSIVTYIYINVVVFLNLKVVWPEIPSSQVNIMFSMWTGLMVGRLLTTAYSSDMVVQETARTQRLVQKLLLLPLPARSGCPDELQLFGEQMARSRLRYSAAGFFTLDLSLLRSFTATVTTYVVILVQFGLSGASKQQSGSAPECRC